From one Culex quinquefasciatus strain JHB chromosome 3, VPISU_Cqui_1.0_pri_paternal, whole genome shotgun sequence genomic stretch:
- the LOC6041334 gene encoding NAD kinase 2, mitochondrial: MLKTAHFGRTIAGCKNVLQQVGGGGRRPFGTNPKTKLRRVLVVSKLTRLEFEKNRDQSATSLSDAKLEQKIRDRGSDYDAMKYYHHLHKDVEEDVIRCFREQGIEVRVVNRLTINKELLRWADVLVPVGGDGTFLLAAGRASPFMLDEPRKIPVVGFNSDPRRSEGRLMLPKHYSANVGEAVKRILAGDFSWMHRSRIRITLVGAATTERPPPIDLHEYNVSPVEHKEIVGLNGNDQPQSSSRILPYLALNEVFIGEMVSARVSHLHLRIDKSDIVTKTKSSGLCVSTGTGSTSWLTSMNRLSTDNVRDLVEIIRRRTNHATALAGLDPEAISDEYNQQLVFPPDDPRLCYSIREQICVGVWPNPKGLESRGFAKQISVRSRCIDASLVIDGSIAYNFNDGAKASLAVYPEDALLTIEMN, encoded by the exons GCTGCAAAAATGTCCTCCAACAGGTCGGCGGAGGCGGCCGCCGCCCCTTTGGCACAAATCCTAAAACGAAGCTGCGGCGCGTTCTGGTCGTGTCGAAGCTGACGCGGCTCGAGTTCGAAAAGAACCGCGACCAGTCGGCGACCTCGCTGAGCGATGCGAAGCTGGAGCAGAAAATCCGCGACCGCGGCTCGGATTACGACGCCATGAAGTACTACCACCACCTGCACAAGGACGTCGAGGAGGACGTGATCCGGTGCTTTCGGGAGCAGGGCATTGAGGTGCGGGTCGTGAATCGGTTGACGATCAACAAGGAGTTGCTGCGGTGGGCGGATGTGCTGGTTCCGGTTGGGGGTGACGGGACGTTCTTGCTGGCGGCTGGGCGGGCGAGTCCGTTTATGTTGGACGAACCGCGGAAGATTCCGGTGGTGGGTTTCAATTCGGATCCGCGGAGGTCCGAGGGCAGGTTGATGCTGCCCAAGCACTACTCGGCAAATGTGGGCGAAGCGGTGAAGCGGATTTTGGCGGGTGATTTCAGCTGGATGCACCGGTCCAGGATTAGGATTACGCTGGTTGGGGCAGCTACAACGGAACGACCTCCGCCGATCGATCTGCACGAGTACAACGTATCTCCGGTGGAGCACAAAGAGATTGTGGGATTGAATGGGAACGATCAACCGCAGAGCAGCAGCCGCATTCTGCCGTATTTGGCACTGAATGAG GTCTTCATCGGAGAAATGGTCTCGGCGCGGGTGTCACACCTGCACCTCCGGATCGACAAGTCGGACATTGTGACGAAAACGAAGAGTTCCGGACTGTGCGTCAGCACCGGAACCGGCTCGACCTCGTGGCTGACCAGCATGAACCGGCTGTCGACGGACAACGTGCGCGACCTGGTCGAGATCATCCGGCGGCGGACAAACCACGCGACGGCGCTGGCCGGCCTCGATCCGGAGGCCATTTCCGACGAGTACAACCAGCAGCTGGTGTTTCCCCCGGACGATCCGCGCCTGTGCTACTCGATTCGGGAGCAAATCTGCGTCGGCGTTTGGCCCAACCCGAAGGGACTGGAATCGCGTGGGTTCGCCAAGCAAATCTCGGTCCGGTCCCGGTGCATCGATGCAA gcttAGTGATAGACGGCAGTATTGCGTACAATTTCAATGACGGGGCAAAGGCGTCCCTGGCGGTTTACCCCGAGGACGCGCTGCTGACCATCGAAATGAACTGA